A section of the Sceloporus undulatus isolate JIND9_A2432 ecotype Alabama chromosome 3, SceUnd_v1.1, whole genome shotgun sequence genome encodes:
- the NANOS1 gene encoding nanos homolog 1 — METFHPAKLEKHPHYPHLHHPQPPRDFFPSYGAKGAKAGASGNAFSSWNDYLGLATLITQAVSQSQEKKKPKKEMEMEKGVFGVQEEEEEEEEEDLEEEDLEEDLEEEEEDLEEEEEEGTHYFGTTLDLHHLDLFHHHHHLKSSMEGLLEERFADLSPFSSGASEPLGRRDRSPPGGWEGQLLPPLPPPGGRPPALPPPGGRPAAHRLLLRQPPDLQVCVFCRNNKEAVALYTTHILKGPDGRVLCPVLRRYTCPLCGASGDNAHTIKYCPLSKMAKQPMALKGARHHHHHHHLLGKKVR; from the coding sequence ATGGAGACCTTCCACCCGGCCAAGCTGGAGAAGCACCCCCACTACCCCCACCTCCACCACCCCCAGCCCCCCAGGGACTTCTTCCCCAGCTATGGGGCCAAAGGGGCCAAGGCGGGGGCCTCCGGGAACGCCTTCAGCTCTTGGAACGACTACCTGGGCTTGGCCACCTTGATCACCCAGGCGGTGAGCCAGAGccaggagaagaagaagcccaagaaggagatggagatggagaaggGGGTCTTCGGagtccaggaggaagaggaagaggaggaggaggaagatttggAGGAAGAAGACTTGGAGGAggatttggaggaggaggaggaggatttggaggaggaggaagaggagggcaccCACTATTTTGGGACCACCCTGGATTTGCACCACTTAGACttgttccaccaccatcaccatctgaAGTCTTCCATGGAGGGATTGTTGGAGGAGCGCTTCGCCGACTTGAGCCCCTTCTCCAGTGGGGCATCGGAGCCCTTGGGAAGGCGAGACCGGTCCCCTCCAGGgggctgggaagggcagctgctGCCCCCCTTGCCTCCCCCAGGGGGGCGCCCTCCTGCCCTGCCTCCCCCGGGGGGCCGCCCCGCTGCCCATCGCCTCCTCCTCCGGCAGCCTCCGGACTTGCAGGTCTGCGTCTTTTGCCGGAACAACAAGGAAGCGGTGGCCCTCTACACGACCCACATCCTCAAGGGGCCCGACGGGAGGGTCCTCTGCCCGGTCCTCAGGCGCTACACCTGCCCCCTCTGCGGGGCCAGCGGCGACAATGCCCACACCATCAAGTACTGCCCCTTGTCCAAAATGGCCAAGCAGCCCATGGCCCTCAAGGGCgcccgccaccaccaccaccaccaccacctcctggGCAAGAAGGTCCGCTAG